Proteins encoded by one window of Arachis ipaensis cultivar K30076 chromosome B04, Araip1.1, whole genome shotgun sequence:
- the LOC107635282 gene encoding inositol hexakisphosphate and diphosphoinositol-pentakisphosphate kinase VIP2 isoform X2: MALADEKDDEVVVPQKKITIGVCVMEKKVKCDSEVFSAPMEQILQRLRAFGEFEVIYFGDKVILEDPIESWPICDCLIAFHSSGYPLEKAEAYAALRKPFLVNELEPQHLLHDRRKVYERLEMFGIPVPRYALVNREVPYQELDYFVEEEDFVEVHGMRFWKPFVEKPIDGDNHSIMIYYPSSAGGGMKKLFRKVGNRSSEFQPEVRRVRREGSYIYEEFMPTGGTDVKVYTVGPEYAHAEARKSPVVDGVVMRNPDGKEVRYPVLLTPTEKQMAREVCIAFRQAVCGFDLLRCEGRSYVCDVNGWSFVKNSYKYYDDAACVLRKMFLDAKAPHLSSAIPPTLPWKVNEPVQPTEGLTRQGSGIIGTFGQSEELRCVIAVIRHGDRTPKQKVKLKVTEERLLNLMLKYNGGRPRAETKLKSAVQLQDLLDATRILVPRVRPDRESDSEAEVEHAEKLRQVKAVLEEGGHFSGIYRKVQLKPLKWVKVTKGNGEGEEERPVEALMVLKYGGVLTHAGRKQAEELGRYFRNNMYPGEGTGLLRLHSTYRHDLKIYSSDEGRVQMSAAAFAKGLLDLEGQLTPILVSLVSKDSSMLDGLDNASIEMKEAKARLNEIITSSSKAIHSNGSPEFPWMADGAGLPPNASELLPKLVELTKKVTEQVRLLAKDEDEKLTEAGSYDVIPPYDQAKALGKTNIDVDRIAAGLPCGSEGFLLMYARWKKLERDLYNERKERFDITQIPDVYDSCKYDLLHNAHLNLEGLDELFRVAQALADGVIPNEYGINPKQKLKIGSEIARRLLGKILIDMRNTREEAISVAELKSNQDNDTSAMKTEKEDTEAKSKHHKNGEMARKSSTFSDISMDQDDDDDKETKYRLDPKYANVKTPERHVRTRLYFTSESHIHSLMNVLRYCNLDESLQEEESLVCHNALDRLYKTKELDYMSYIVLRMFENTEVDLEDPKRFRIELTFSRGADLSPLEKNDSEAASLHQEHTLPIMGPERLQEIGSYLTFEKMEMMIHPFAMPAEDFPPPTTPAGFSGYFSKSVLERLVNLWPFHKHANTNGK, translated from the exons ATGGCGTTGGCAGATGAGAAGGACGATGAAGTAGTTGTTCCGCAGAAGAAGATTACGATTGGAGTCTGCGTGATGGAAAAGAAGGTGAAATGTGACTCAGAG GTTTTCTCTGCGCCTATGGAGCAGATTCTTCAGAGATTACGAGCCTTTGGTGAATTTGAG GTCATATATTTTGGAGACAAGGTCATCCTCGAAGATCCAATAGAGAG TTGGCCAATATGTGATTGTTTGATTGCTTTCCATTCCTCTGGATATCCCCTCGAAAAGGCTGAGGCGTATGCTGCTTTAAGAAA ACCTTTTCTAGTAAATGAACTGGAGCCCCAACACCTTCTTCATGATCGAAGAAAAGTATACGAG CGTCTTGAAATGTTTGGAATCCCTGTTCCAAGATATGCCCTTGTTAATAGGGAAGTGCCATACCAAGAGTTGGATTACTTTGTTGAGGAAGAGGATTTTGTTGAAGTTCATGGCATGCGATTTTGGAAGCCATTTGTGGAGAAGCCTATTGATG gTGATAATCATAGTATAATGATATACTATCCCAGTTCAGCTGGTGGAGGCATGAAGAAATTATTTCGGAAG GTTGGCAACCGTTCTAGTGAGTTCCAGCCGGAGGTGAGAAGAGTGAGGCGTGAAGGCTCCTATATTTATGAGGAATTCATGCCAACTGGAGGGACAGATGTTAAG GTGTATACAGTAGGCCCTGAGTATGCTCATGCTGAAGCCAGGAAGTCTCCAGTTGTTGATGGTGTCGTTATGAGAAATCCTGATGGGAAGGAA GTCAGGTATCCAGTGTTATTAACCCCTACTGAGAAACAAATGGCAAGAGAGGTTTGCATTGCATTCAGGCAAGCG GTTTGCGGGTTTGACCTCTTGAGATGTGAGGGACGCTCCTATGTTTGTGATGTCAATGGATGGAGCTTCGTTAAAAACTCATACAA GTATTATGATGATGCTGCCTGTGTTCTGCGAAAGATGTTCTTAGATGCAAAAGCACCTCATCTTTCTTCAGCAATTCCACCAACCTTGCCATGGAAAGTAAATGAACCGGTCCAACCGACGGAGGGACTTACTCGTCAGGGAAGTGGTATTATTGGGACTTTTGGACAATCTGAAGAATTACGTTGTGTAATTGCTGTTATTCGCCA TGGTGATAGAACCCCTAAACAGAAGGTGAAGCTAAAAGTTACCGAGGAAAGGCTGCTGAACTTGATGTTGAAATACAATGGAGGCCGACCTAGAGCTGAA ACCAAACTTAAAAGTGCCGTTCAGCTGCAAGATCTATTAGATGCCACACGCATTCTTGTGCCTCGCGTTAG GCCTGATCGGGAAAGTGATAGTGAGGCTGAAGTTGAGCATGCTGAAAAGCTCCGTCAAGTTAAAGCAGTTCTTGAGGAG GGAGGACATTTCTCTGGGATATATAGGAAAGTTCAGTTAAAGCCACTAAAGTGGGTCAAAGTCACAAAAGGAAATGGTGAAGGTGAAGAAGAACGACCAGTTGAAGCTCTAATGGTTCTTAAATATGGCGGTGTTCTTACACATGCTGGAAGAAAGCAG GCTGAAGAActaggaagatattttcgaaataaTATGTATCCAG GAGAAGGTACAGGGCTGCTTCGCCTCCATAGTACATATCGCCATGATCTTAAGATTTATAGCTCTGATGAAGGTCGTGTACAG ATGTCTGCAGCCGCTTTTGCAAAAGGTCTTCTTGATCTAGAAGGACAGCTAACACCAATCCTG GTTTCCCTTGTTAGCAAGGACTCTTCCATGCTGGATGGGCTTGACAATGCTAGTATTGAAATGAAAGAAGCCAAG GCCCGTCTGAATGAAATCATTACTTCTAGTTCGAAGGCCATTCATAGCAACGGATCACCTGAATTTCCCTGGATGGCTGATGGAGCTGGATTGCCACCCAATGCTTCAGAATTACTTCCCAAGTTG GTAGAATTGACTAAGAAGGTTACCGAGCAAGTACGACTACTTGCTAAGGATGAAGATGAGAAACTTACAGAAGCAGGCTCGTACGATGTAATTCCTCCTTATGACCAAGCAAAAGCACTTGGGAAGACAAATATTGATGTTGATCGTATAGCAGCTGGATTACCATGTGGTAGTGAAGGGTTTCTATTAATGTATGCTCGGTGGAAAAAACTTGAAAGAGACTTGTACAATGAACGGAAGGA GCGCTTTGACATCACCCAAATTCCTGATGTCTATGATTCATGCAa ATATGATCTATTGCACAATGCGCATCTTAATCTAGAGGGACTGGACGAGCTATTTAGAGTTGCTCAG GCACTTGCTGATGGTGTAATTCCAAATGAATATGGAATTAATCCAAAGCAGAAGCTGAAGATCGGTTCAGAG ATTGCTCGTCGATTATTGGGTAAAATTTTAATTGATATGAGGAATACTCGGGAGGAAGCTATCAGTGTTGCTGAATTAAAGAGTAACCAAGACAATGATACATCGGCGATGAAAACTGAGAAGGAAGATACAGAGGCCAAGTCAAAACATCATAAGAATGGTGAAATGGCCAGAAAATCAAGCACTTTCAGTGATATATCAATGGATCAAGACGacgatgatgataaggagaccaAATATCGTTTAGATCCAAA GTATGCAAATGTGAAGACTCCTGAACGCCATGTGCGAACACGCCTATACTTCACTTCT GAATCACATATCCATTCTCTCATGAATGTTCTTCGATATTGTAATTTGGATGAATCTCTTCAAGAAGAAGAGAGCCTTGTTTGTCATAATGCTCTAGACCGCCTATATAAAACAAAGGAGCTGGACTACATGAGTTACATTGTGCTGAGAATGTTTGAGAACACAGAG GTCGATCTAGAAGATCCAAAAAGGTTCCGCATAGAGCTGACCTTCAGCCGGGGTGCTGATTTATCGCCGTTGGAG AAGAACGATAGTGAGGCTGCTTCGTTGCACCAGGAGCACACACTGCCTATTATGGGTCCTGAAAGGCTTCAAGAAATAGGATCATACCTCACATTTGAAAAGATGGAAATGATGATTCATCCATTTGCTATGCCTGCAGAAGACTTTCCTCCGCCAACAACACCTGCCGGATTCTCTGGCTATTTCTCGAAAAGTGTGCTCGAGCGTCTGGTAAATCTTTGGCCTTTCCATAAGCATGCCAATACTAATGGGAAATAG
- the LOC107635282 gene encoding inositol hexakisphosphate and diphosphoinositol-pentakisphosphate kinase VIP2 isoform X1 — MALADEKDDEVVVPQKKITIGVCVMEKKVKCDSEVFSAPMEQILQRLRAFGEFEVIYFGDKVILEDPIESWPICDCLIAFHSSGYPLEKAEAYAALRKPFLVNELEPQHLLHDRRKVYERLEMFGIPVPRYALVNREVPYQELDYFVEEEDFVEVHGMRFWKPFVEKPIDGDNHSIMIYYPSSAGGGMKKLFRKVGNRSSEFQPEVRRVRREGSYIYEEFMPTGGTDVKVYTVGPEYAHAEARKSPVVDGVVMRNPDGKEVRYPVLLTPTEKQMAREVCIAFRQAVCGFDLLRCEGRSYVCDVNGWSFVKNSYKYYDDAACVLRKMFLDAKAPHLSSAIPPTLPWKVNEPVQPTEGLTRQGSGIIGTFGQSEELRCVIAVIRHGDRTPKQKVKLKVTEERLLNLMLKYNGGRPRAETKLKSAVQLQDLLDATRILVPRVRPDRESDSEAEVEHAEKLRQVKAVLEEGGHFSGIYRKVQLKPLKWVKVTKGNGEGEEERPVEALMVLKYGGVLTHAGRKQAEELGRYFRNNMYPGEGTGLLRLHSTYRHDLKIYSSDEGRVQMSAAAFAKGLLDLEGQLTPILVSLVSKDSSMLDGLDNASIEMKEAKARLNEIITSSSKAIHSNGSPEFPWMADGAGLPPNASELLPKLVELTKKVTEQVRLLAKDEDEKLTEAGSYDVIPPYDQAKALGKTNIDVDRIAAGLPCGSEGFLLMYARWKKLERDLYNERKERFDITQIPDVYDSCKYDLLHNAHLNLEGLDELFRVAQALADGVIPNEYGINPKQKLKIGSEIARRLLGKILIDMRNTREEAISVAELKSNQDNDTSAMKTEKEDTEAKSKHHKNGEMARKSSTFSDISMDQDDDDDKETKYRLDPKYANVKTPERHVRTRLYFTSESHIHSLMNVLRYCNLDESLQEEESLVCHNALDRLYKTKELDYMSYIVLRMFENTEVDLEDPKRFRIELTFSRGADLSPLEQKNDSEAASLHQEHTLPIMGPERLQEIGSYLTFEKMEMMIHPFAMPAEDFPPPTTPAGFSGYFSKSVLERLVNLWPFHKHANTNGK, encoded by the exons ATGGCGTTGGCAGATGAGAAGGACGATGAAGTAGTTGTTCCGCAGAAGAAGATTACGATTGGAGTCTGCGTGATGGAAAAGAAGGTGAAATGTGACTCAGAG GTTTTCTCTGCGCCTATGGAGCAGATTCTTCAGAGATTACGAGCCTTTGGTGAATTTGAG GTCATATATTTTGGAGACAAGGTCATCCTCGAAGATCCAATAGAGAG TTGGCCAATATGTGATTGTTTGATTGCTTTCCATTCCTCTGGATATCCCCTCGAAAAGGCTGAGGCGTATGCTGCTTTAAGAAA ACCTTTTCTAGTAAATGAACTGGAGCCCCAACACCTTCTTCATGATCGAAGAAAAGTATACGAG CGTCTTGAAATGTTTGGAATCCCTGTTCCAAGATATGCCCTTGTTAATAGGGAAGTGCCATACCAAGAGTTGGATTACTTTGTTGAGGAAGAGGATTTTGTTGAAGTTCATGGCATGCGATTTTGGAAGCCATTTGTGGAGAAGCCTATTGATG gTGATAATCATAGTATAATGATATACTATCCCAGTTCAGCTGGTGGAGGCATGAAGAAATTATTTCGGAAG GTTGGCAACCGTTCTAGTGAGTTCCAGCCGGAGGTGAGAAGAGTGAGGCGTGAAGGCTCCTATATTTATGAGGAATTCATGCCAACTGGAGGGACAGATGTTAAG GTGTATACAGTAGGCCCTGAGTATGCTCATGCTGAAGCCAGGAAGTCTCCAGTTGTTGATGGTGTCGTTATGAGAAATCCTGATGGGAAGGAA GTCAGGTATCCAGTGTTATTAACCCCTACTGAGAAACAAATGGCAAGAGAGGTTTGCATTGCATTCAGGCAAGCG GTTTGCGGGTTTGACCTCTTGAGATGTGAGGGACGCTCCTATGTTTGTGATGTCAATGGATGGAGCTTCGTTAAAAACTCATACAA GTATTATGATGATGCTGCCTGTGTTCTGCGAAAGATGTTCTTAGATGCAAAAGCACCTCATCTTTCTTCAGCAATTCCACCAACCTTGCCATGGAAAGTAAATGAACCGGTCCAACCGACGGAGGGACTTACTCGTCAGGGAAGTGGTATTATTGGGACTTTTGGACAATCTGAAGAATTACGTTGTGTAATTGCTGTTATTCGCCA TGGTGATAGAACCCCTAAACAGAAGGTGAAGCTAAAAGTTACCGAGGAAAGGCTGCTGAACTTGATGTTGAAATACAATGGAGGCCGACCTAGAGCTGAA ACCAAACTTAAAAGTGCCGTTCAGCTGCAAGATCTATTAGATGCCACACGCATTCTTGTGCCTCGCGTTAG GCCTGATCGGGAAAGTGATAGTGAGGCTGAAGTTGAGCATGCTGAAAAGCTCCGTCAAGTTAAAGCAGTTCTTGAGGAG GGAGGACATTTCTCTGGGATATATAGGAAAGTTCAGTTAAAGCCACTAAAGTGGGTCAAAGTCACAAAAGGAAATGGTGAAGGTGAAGAAGAACGACCAGTTGAAGCTCTAATGGTTCTTAAATATGGCGGTGTTCTTACACATGCTGGAAGAAAGCAG GCTGAAGAActaggaagatattttcgaaataaTATGTATCCAG GAGAAGGTACAGGGCTGCTTCGCCTCCATAGTACATATCGCCATGATCTTAAGATTTATAGCTCTGATGAAGGTCGTGTACAG ATGTCTGCAGCCGCTTTTGCAAAAGGTCTTCTTGATCTAGAAGGACAGCTAACACCAATCCTG GTTTCCCTTGTTAGCAAGGACTCTTCCATGCTGGATGGGCTTGACAATGCTAGTATTGAAATGAAAGAAGCCAAG GCCCGTCTGAATGAAATCATTACTTCTAGTTCGAAGGCCATTCATAGCAACGGATCACCTGAATTTCCCTGGATGGCTGATGGAGCTGGATTGCCACCCAATGCTTCAGAATTACTTCCCAAGTTG GTAGAATTGACTAAGAAGGTTACCGAGCAAGTACGACTACTTGCTAAGGATGAAGATGAGAAACTTACAGAAGCAGGCTCGTACGATGTAATTCCTCCTTATGACCAAGCAAAAGCACTTGGGAAGACAAATATTGATGTTGATCGTATAGCAGCTGGATTACCATGTGGTAGTGAAGGGTTTCTATTAATGTATGCTCGGTGGAAAAAACTTGAAAGAGACTTGTACAATGAACGGAAGGA GCGCTTTGACATCACCCAAATTCCTGATGTCTATGATTCATGCAa ATATGATCTATTGCACAATGCGCATCTTAATCTAGAGGGACTGGACGAGCTATTTAGAGTTGCTCAG GCACTTGCTGATGGTGTAATTCCAAATGAATATGGAATTAATCCAAAGCAGAAGCTGAAGATCGGTTCAGAG ATTGCTCGTCGATTATTGGGTAAAATTTTAATTGATATGAGGAATACTCGGGAGGAAGCTATCAGTGTTGCTGAATTAAAGAGTAACCAAGACAATGATACATCGGCGATGAAAACTGAGAAGGAAGATACAGAGGCCAAGTCAAAACATCATAAGAATGGTGAAATGGCCAGAAAATCAAGCACTTTCAGTGATATATCAATGGATCAAGACGacgatgatgataaggagaccaAATATCGTTTAGATCCAAA GTATGCAAATGTGAAGACTCCTGAACGCCATGTGCGAACACGCCTATACTTCACTTCT GAATCACATATCCATTCTCTCATGAATGTTCTTCGATATTGTAATTTGGATGAATCTCTTCAAGAAGAAGAGAGCCTTGTTTGTCATAATGCTCTAGACCGCCTATATAAAACAAAGGAGCTGGACTACATGAGTTACATTGTGCTGAGAATGTTTGAGAACACAGAG GTCGATCTAGAAGATCCAAAAAGGTTCCGCATAGAGCTGACCTTCAGCCGGGGTGCTGATTTATCGCCGTTGGAG CAGAAGAACGATAGTGAGGCTGCTTCGTTGCACCAGGAGCACACACTGCCTATTATGGGTCCTGAAAGGCTTCAAGAAATAGGATCATACCTCACATTTGAAAAGATGGAAATGATGATTCATCCATTTGCTATGCCTGCAGAAGACTTTCCTCCGCCAACAACACCTGCCGGATTCTCTGGCTATTTCTCGAAAAGTGTGCTCGAGCGTCTGGTAAATCTTTGGCCTTTCCATAAGCATGCCAATACTAATGGGAAATAG
- the LOC107635282 gene encoding inositol hexakisphosphate and diphosphoinositol-pentakisphosphate kinase VIP2 isoform X3 has translation MALADEKDDEVVVPQKKITIGVCVMEKKVFSAPMEQILQRLRAFGEFEVIYFGDKVILEDPIESWPICDCLIAFHSSGYPLEKAEAYAALRKPFLVNELEPQHLLHDRRKVYERLEMFGIPVPRYALVNREVPYQELDYFVEEEDFVEVHGMRFWKPFVEKPIDGDNHSIMIYYPSSAGGGMKKLFRKVGNRSSEFQPEVRRVRREGSYIYEEFMPTGGTDVKVYTVGPEYAHAEARKSPVVDGVVMRNPDGKEVRYPVLLTPTEKQMAREVCIAFRQAVCGFDLLRCEGRSYVCDVNGWSFVKNSYKYYDDAACVLRKMFLDAKAPHLSSAIPPTLPWKVNEPVQPTEGLTRQGSGIIGTFGQSEELRCVIAVIRHGDRTPKQKVKLKVTEERLLNLMLKYNGGRPRAETKLKSAVQLQDLLDATRILVPRVRPDRESDSEAEVEHAEKLRQVKAVLEEGGHFSGIYRKVQLKPLKWVKVTKGNGEGEEERPVEALMVLKYGGVLTHAGRKQAEELGRYFRNNMYPGEGTGLLRLHSTYRHDLKIYSSDEGRVQMSAAAFAKGLLDLEGQLTPILVSLVSKDSSMLDGLDNASIEMKEAKARLNEIITSSSKAIHSNGSPEFPWMADGAGLPPNASELLPKLVELTKKVTEQVRLLAKDEDEKLTEAGSYDVIPPYDQAKALGKTNIDVDRIAAGLPCGSEGFLLMYARWKKLERDLYNERKERFDITQIPDVYDSCKYDLLHNAHLNLEGLDELFRVAQALADGVIPNEYGINPKQKLKIGSEIARRLLGKILIDMRNTREEAISVAELKSNQDNDTSAMKTEKEDTEAKSKHHKNGEMARKSSTFSDISMDQDDDDDKETKYRLDPKYANVKTPERHVRTRLYFTSESHIHSLMNVLRYCNLDESLQEEESLVCHNALDRLYKTKELDYMSYIVLRMFENTEVDLEDPKRFRIELTFSRGADLSPLEQKNDSEAASLHQEHTLPIMGPERLQEIGSYLTFEKMEMMIHPFAMPAEDFPPPTTPAGFSGYFSKSVLERLVNLWPFHKHANTNGK, from the exons ATGGCGTTGGCAGATGAGAAGGACGATGAAGTAGTTGTTCCGCAGAAGAAGATTACGATTGGAGTCTGCGTGATGGAAAAGAAG GTTTTCTCTGCGCCTATGGAGCAGATTCTTCAGAGATTACGAGCCTTTGGTGAATTTGAG GTCATATATTTTGGAGACAAGGTCATCCTCGAAGATCCAATAGAGAG TTGGCCAATATGTGATTGTTTGATTGCTTTCCATTCCTCTGGATATCCCCTCGAAAAGGCTGAGGCGTATGCTGCTTTAAGAAA ACCTTTTCTAGTAAATGAACTGGAGCCCCAACACCTTCTTCATGATCGAAGAAAAGTATACGAG CGTCTTGAAATGTTTGGAATCCCTGTTCCAAGATATGCCCTTGTTAATAGGGAAGTGCCATACCAAGAGTTGGATTACTTTGTTGAGGAAGAGGATTTTGTTGAAGTTCATGGCATGCGATTTTGGAAGCCATTTGTGGAGAAGCCTATTGATG gTGATAATCATAGTATAATGATATACTATCCCAGTTCAGCTGGTGGAGGCATGAAGAAATTATTTCGGAAG GTTGGCAACCGTTCTAGTGAGTTCCAGCCGGAGGTGAGAAGAGTGAGGCGTGAAGGCTCCTATATTTATGAGGAATTCATGCCAACTGGAGGGACAGATGTTAAG GTGTATACAGTAGGCCCTGAGTATGCTCATGCTGAAGCCAGGAAGTCTCCAGTTGTTGATGGTGTCGTTATGAGAAATCCTGATGGGAAGGAA GTCAGGTATCCAGTGTTATTAACCCCTACTGAGAAACAAATGGCAAGAGAGGTTTGCATTGCATTCAGGCAAGCG GTTTGCGGGTTTGACCTCTTGAGATGTGAGGGACGCTCCTATGTTTGTGATGTCAATGGATGGAGCTTCGTTAAAAACTCATACAA GTATTATGATGATGCTGCCTGTGTTCTGCGAAAGATGTTCTTAGATGCAAAAGCACCTCATCTTTCTTCAGCAATTCCACCAACCTTGCCATGGAAAGTAAATGAACCGGTCCAACCGACGGAGGGACTTACTCGTCAGGGAAGTGGTATTATTGGGACTTTTGGACAATCTGAAGAATTACGTTGTGTAATTGCTGTTATTCGCCA TGGTGATAGAACCCCTAAACAGAAGGTGAAGCTAAAAGTTACCGAGGAAAGGCTGCTGAACTTGATGTTGAAATACAATGGAGGCCGACCTAGAGCTGAA ACCAAACTTAAAAGTGCCGTTCAGCTGCAAGATCTATTAGATGCCACACGCATTCTTGTGCCTCGCGTTAG GCCTGATCGGGAAAGTGATAGTGAGGCTGAAGTTGAGCATGCTGAAAAGCTCCGTCAAGTTAAAGCAGTTCTTGAGGAG GGAGGACATTTCTCTGGGATATATAGGAAAGTTCAGTTAAAGCCACTAAAGTGGGTCAAAGTCACAAAAGGAAATGGTGAAGGTGAAGAAGAACGACCAGTTGAAGCTCTAATGGTTCTTAAATATGGCGGTGTTCTTACACATGCTGGAAGAAAGCAG GCTGAAGAActaggaagatattttcgaaataaTATGTATCCAG GAGAAGGTACAGGGCTGCTTCGCCTCCATAGTACATATCGCCATGATCTTAAGATTTATAGCTCTGATGAAGGTCGTGTACAG ATGTCTGCAGCCGCTTTTGCAAAAGGTCTTCTTGATCTAGAAGGACAGCTAACACCAATCCTG GTTTCCCTTGTTAGCAAGGACTCTTCCATGCTGGATGGGCTTGACAATGCTAGTATTGAAATGAAAGAAGCCAAG GCCCGTCTGAATGAAATCATTACTTCTAGTTCGAAGGCCATTCATAGCAACGGATCACCTGAATTTCCCTGGATGGCTGATGGAGCTGGATTGCCACCCAATGCTTCAGAATTACTTCCCAAGTTG GTAGAATTGACTAAGAAGGTTACCGAGCAAGTACGACTACTTGCTAAGGATGAAGATGAGAAACTTACAGAAGCAGGCTCGTACGATGTAATTCCTCCTTATGACCAAGCAAAAGCACTTGGGAAGACAAATATTGATGTTGATCGTATAGCAGCTGGATTACCATGTGGTAGTGAAGGGTTTCTATTAATGTATGCTCGGTGGAAAAAACTTGAAAGAGACTTGTACAATGAACGGAAGGA GCGCTTTGACATCACCCAAATTCCTGATGTCTATGATTCATGCAa ATATGATCTATTGCACAATGCGCATCTTAATCTAGAGGGACTGGACGAGCTATTTAGAGTTGCTCAG GCACTTGCTGATGGTGTAATTCCAAATGAATATGGAATTAATCCAAAGCAGAAGCTGAAGATCGGTTCAGAG ATTGCTCGTCGATTATTGGGTAAAATTTTAATTGATATGAGGAATACTCGGGAGGAAGCTATCAGTGTTGCTGAATTAAAGAGTAACCAAGACAATGATACATCGGCGATGAAAACTGAGAAGGAAGATACAGAGGCCAAGTCAAAACATCATAAGAATGGTGAAATGGCCAGAAAATCAAGCACTTTCAGTGATATATCAATGGATCAAGACGacgatgatgataaggagaccaAATATCGTTTAGATCCAAA GTATGCAAATGTGAAGACTCCTGAACGCCATGTGCGAACACGCCTATACTTCACTTCT GAATCACATATCCATTCTCTCATGAATGTTCTTCGATATTGTAATTTGGATGAATCTCTTCAAGAAGAAGAGAGCCTTGTTTGTCATAATGCTCTAGACCGCCTATATAAAACAAAGGAGCTGGACTACATGAGTTACATTGTGCTGAGAATGTTTGAGAACACAGAG GTCGATCTAGAAGATCCAAAAAGGTTCCGCATAGAGCTGACCTTCAGCCGGGGTGCTGATTTATCGCCGTTGGAG CAGAAGAACGATAGTGAGGCTGCTTCGTTGCACCAGGAGCACACACTGCCTATTATGGGTCCTGAAAGGCTTCAAGAAATAGGATCATACCTCACATTTGAAAAGATGGAAATGATGATTCATCCATTTGCTATGCCTGCAGAAGACTTTCCTCCGCCAACAACACCTGCCGGATTCTCTGGCTATTTCTCGAAAAGTGTGCTCGAGCGTCTGGTAAATCTTTGGCCTTTCCATAAGCATGCCAATACTAATGGGAAATAG